In Synechocystis sp. PCC 6714, the following are encoded in one genomic region:
- a CDS encoding YdcF family protein, whose amino-acid sequence MFVFLSKLLPLFLYPLGLISLLLLGIVVWSWRQQLGLQWPALIALAILLISANTWVSDALLRTLEYRYLPTEDLPEAPIIVVLGGGLYQATYPRQFPEVAEAGDRVIYGAQIYQEGKAPYIIATGGRIPWLGTVVGSEAEDMALLLQRLGVPREAIIKEEKSLNTRQNAIFTQKILQQRGVNTIILVTSSYHMPRAKRVFEKLGITVIPAATDFLSQPLGKSNFNLANVVLGLMPDAKSLQMTTMALKEYLGLLIYGLQGWV is encoded by the coding sequence ATGTTCGTTTTCCTGTCCAAACTTTTACCTCTATTCCTCTATCCCCTAGGGCTAATTTCATTGCTACTGTTGGGAATTGTTGTTTGGAGTTGGCGACAACAGTTGGGTTTACAATGGCCGGCCTTGATAGCGTTGGCTATTTTGCTTATCAGTGCCAATACCTGGGTTAGTGATGCTCTGTTAAGGACTTTGGAATATCGGTATCTACCCACGGAAGATTTACCGGAAGCTCCAATCATTGTTGTGTTGGGGGGCGGTCTGTACCAAGCAACCTATCCCCGACAATTTCCCGAAGTGGCCGAAGCCGGCGATCGGGTTATCTATGGCGCGCAAATTTACCAAGAGGGCAAAGCTCCCTACATTATTGCCACGGGGGGAAGAATTCCCTGGTTAGGCACAGTGGTGGGTTCGGAAGCGGAAGATATGGCTTTACTGCTACAACGGCTAGGAGTACCCAGGGAAGCCATTATCAAAGAGGAGAAATCCCTTAATACTAGGCAAAATGCTATTTTCACCCAGAAAATTCTCCAGCAACGGGGTGTAAATACTATTATCTTGGTAACTTCTAGTTACCATATGCCCAGGGCCAAAAGAGTATTTGAAAAGCTGGGCATCACCGTCATTCCCGCCGCCACAGATTTTTTGAGTCAACCGTTAGGCAAAAGTAATTTCAACCTTGCCAACGTCGTCCTTGGTCTTATGCCCGATGCCAAAAGTCTGCAAATGACCACCATGGCCCTCAAAGAATATTTGGGGTTACTTATTTACGGATTGCAGGGTTGGGTTTAG
- the larE gene encoding ATP-dependent sacrificial sulfur transferase LarE, with protein sequence MLESKLENLRQFFGELDRALIAYSGGVDSALVAKVAYDVLGENAVAITAVSPSLLPEELEDAQTQAEWIGIAHELVQTHEMDNPNYTANPENRCYFCKSELHDTLKPLALARGYSYVIDGVNGDDLRDYRPGIQAAKERGGRSPLAELQISKLEVRQISQLLGLPWWDKPAQPCLSSRFPYGEEITAEKLQRVGRAEIYLRRLGYNQVRVRSEQNSARIELPPEQIQRFVQDVSLGELVQTFQNFGFLYVTLDLEGYQSGKLNRVLTAKPNPAIRK encoded by the coding sequence ATGTTAGAAAGCAAACTTGAAAATCTGCGGCAATTCTTTGGGGAATTAGACCGGGCTTTAATCGCCTATTCCGGCGGAGTTGACAGTGCCCTAGTAGCCAAAGTTGCCTACGATGTGTTGGGCGAGAATGCTGTGGCCATCACCGCCGTTTCCCCTTCTTTGTTGCCGGAGGAACTAGAAGACGCCCAGACCCAGGCAGAGTGGATCGGCATTGCCCACGAATTGGTGCAGACCCATGAAATGGATAATCCTAATTACACCGCCAACCCAGAAAACCGTTGTTACTTTTGCAAAAGTGAACTCCACGACACCCTCAAACCCTTAGCTTTGGCCCGAGGTTACAGCTACGTTATTGATGGGGTCAACGGAGATGATCTGCGGGATTATCGTCCCGGCATCCAAGCCGCTAAGGAACGGGGAGGGCGATCGCCATTGGCGGAATTGCAGATTAGCAAATTGGAAGTGCGGCAAATTTCTCAACTCCTAGGACTTCCCTGGTGGGATAAGCCAGCCCAACCCTGTTTAAGTTCCCGTTTTCCCTACGGCGAAGAAATCACAGCGGAAAAGCTACAGCGGGTCGGCCGGGCGGAAATATACCTCCGTCGTCTCGGCTATAACCAAGTCCGGGTGCGATCGGAACAAAATTCGGCCCGCATCGAATTGCCCCCGGAACAGATCCAACGGTTTGTGCAAGATGTGTCCCTGGGGGAATTAGTGCAAACTTTTCAAAACTTTGGTTTCCTGTATGTCACCCTAGACCTAGAAGGTTACCAAAGCGGCAAACTAAATCGAGTCCTAACGGCTAAACCCAACCCTGCAATCCGTAAATAA
- the fabZ gene encoding 3-hydroxyacyl-ACP dehydratase FabZ: MAMSTPEVTPTLSNSNGNEASPQTQFTIQEIRNLLPHRYPFALVDRIIDFQPGKCAVGLKNVTINEPFFPGHIPDRPIMPGVLIVESMAQVGGVILTQLPGMRGKFFAFAGIDGVRFRRPVVPGDQLIMTVELQSFKLQRIAKMQGEARVDGQLVCGGEMLFSLID, translated from the coding sequence ATGGCAATGTCAACTCCGGAGGTGACTCCCACTTTAAGCAACAGCAATGGCAATGAAGCCAGTCCCCAAACCCAATTCACCATCCAGGAAATTCGTAATCTACTGCCCCACCGTTACCCCTTCGCCTTAGTGGACCGCATCATTGATTTTCAGCCAGGTAAATGCGCCGTTGGTTTGAAAAATGTCACCATCAACGAACCGTTTTTTCCCGGCCATATTCCCGATCGCCCGATTATGCCGGGGGTGTTAATTGTGGAATCCATGGCCCAGGTGGGGGGAGTGATTTTGACCCAACTGCCGGGGATGCGGGGTAAATTCTTTGCCTTTGCTGGCATTGACGGAGTGCGGTTCCGGCGGCCGGTGGTGCCGGGGGATCAGTTGATTATGACAGTGGAGTTGCAATCGTTTAAACTGCAACGCATTGCCAAAATGCAGGGGGAAGCTAGGGTCGATGGGCAATTAGTCTGTGGTGGCGAAATGCTCTTTTCCCTGATTGATTAA
- a CDS encoding DUF3155 domain-containing protein, translated as MARKRKRKSRRRQEGRKILELVPQFNIESGEDKPVTAARRYIQANEIQPPALLIVKRNEHTTDRYFWAEKGLFGAQYVEENHFLFPSLRDYQLPTPSTKTPVGAASR; from the coding sequence TTGGCACGCAAACGCAAACGGAAGAGTCGTCGTCGTCAAGAAGGTCGCAAAATTTTAGAGCTTGTTCCTCAGTTTAATATCGAAAGCGGTGAAGACAAGCCCGTTACGGCCGCTCGTCGCTACATCCAAGCTAACGAAATTCAACCCCCGGCCTTGCTCATTGTAAAACGAAATGAGCACACTACTGATCGATATTTCTGGGCCGAAAAGGGACTGTTTGGAGCCCAGTACGTGGAAGAGAATCATTTTCTGTTTCCCAGTCTACGGGATTATCAACTCCCCACCCCCAGCACTAAAACCCCTGTGGGGGCCGCTAGCCGCTGA
- a CDS encoding GAF domain-containing sensor histidine kinase, protein MVGSISSMYSPSAGLIALCQSQVRLLQQGLRVDWCGVYLTEGETEQGLVPLVVSQKTATTQPESYGFISLPQGETYSSTDKVSLPVVPVGEGQLSRRTSLEPPPFDADKRLVLPLVYGEEMVGLLVIHRSQGQWHGEEMIQLEAIAKSLAVACLLDQQRDWYRQAWEEQNQQYQWERQNWADLLHQLRNPLTALKTFSKLLLKRWQGDEKSQQVVEGIVRQGEHLQELLQGFEASQNQSPDYLPLLSSSPSATVQALPPAGNVEPLPLHNFSLIEVLPPILLAHEAIAAEKELEFRTFLPETLPSVLAHPGALREVVNNLLENAIKYTPSGGFITVSLTTEINKNHHLSCQHWLKLAIADTGYGIPPEDQDKIFERNYRGAQAQGPIDGTGLGLAIVADLVAQMGGKITVTSPNGSSLDPDRPGSTFTLWLKSVEESD, encoded by the coding sequence ATGGTTGGTTCCATCTCATCTATGTATTCTCCCAGTGCTGGGTTGATTGCCCTTTGTCAGTCACAGGTTCGGCTTTTGCAACAGGGGCTGCGGGTGGACTGGTGTGGCGTTTATCTAACGGAGGGGGAAACGGAGCAAGGATTGGTCCCGTTGGTGGTGTCCCAGAAAACGGCGACAACACAACCGGAAAGTTATGGGTTCATCAGTCTACCACAGGGGGAAACATATTCCTCCACAGACAAGGTTTCTCTGCCGGTGGTTCCCGTGGGGGAGGGACAGTTGAGTCGCCGTACTAGTTTGGAACCTCCTCCCTTTGATGCGGACAAACGGTTGGTTTTACCCCTAGTTTATGGCGAAGAAATGGTGGGCCTATTGGTGATTCACCGTAGTCAAGGTCAATGGCATGGGGAAGAAATGATCCAGTTGGAGGCGATCGCCAAATCCCTAGCGGTGGCTTGTTTGTTGGACCAGCAGAGGGATTGGTACCGCCAGGCCTGGGAAGAACAAAATCAGCAGTATCAGTGGGAGCGGCAAAATTGGGCGGATTTATTACATCAGTTACGGAACCCCCTCACAGCGCTGAAAACTTTTAGCAAGCTACTGCTCAAACGCTGGCAAGGAGATGAGAAAAGTCAACAGGTGGTGGAGGGCATTGTGCGCCAGGGGGAACATCTCCAGGAACTATTACAGGGCTTTGAGGCAAGCCAAAATCAGAGTCCCGATTATCTGCCTCTGTTATCGAGTTCTCCGTCGGCCACAGTTCAGGCGTTGCCCCCAGCCGGTAACGTTGAACCTTTGCCTCTACACAATTTTTCTTTAATTGAAGTGCTACCCCCTATTTTGTTGGCCCACGAGGCGATCGCCGCTGAGAAAGAGCTAGAGTTTCGTACTTTTTTGCCGGAGACTCTACCTTCCGTGCTGGCCCATCCGGGAGCATTGCGGGAGGTGGTAAATAACCTTTTGGAAAATGCCATAAAATATACTCCTAGTGGGGGCTTTATCACTGTTTCTTTAACAACAGAAATAAACAAAAATCACCATCTTTCCTGCCAACATTGGCTTAAATTGGCGATCGCCGACACGGGTTATGGCATTCCCCCGGAGGATCAAGACAAAATTTTTGAGCGCAATTACCGGGGAGCCCAGGCCCAGGGCCCCATTGACGGTACAGGTTTAGGTTTGGCGATCGTGGCGGATTTGGTGGCTCAGATGGGGGGAAAAATTACTGTCACTAGCCCTAACGGCTCATCTCTCGATCCGGATCGACCCGGCTCAACTTTTACCCTTTGGCTAAAGTCCGTTGAGGAGTCAGATTGA